The Brachyspira hyodysenteriae ATCC 27164 genome includes a window with the following:
- the mnmA gene encoding tRNA 2-thiouridine(34) synthase MnmA, which yields MAKIAVGMSAGVDSTTTAKLLKEQGNDVFGVTMLLWNGDERAPLSGSCYSPYQKNIVEECEKYAKAIGIDYYAFDISEMFQKKVIDYVTESYKKGFTPNPCIMCNSQIKFMALFEAIEKQGLEFDKFATGHYAGVKYDEKTKRYLLLRGKNLIKDQSYFLYRLTQDQLSKIMFPMHENTKEDTRNIAREYNLDVAEKSESQDFFAGEYHRLFDEDKEGSIINIDTNEILGHHKGIWHYTVGQRKGLGIAYKEPLFIVALDSETNTVYVGNKNHTFVNEVKIYDVNWIAEPKQKEFEALVKTRSAHKGTMAAVIPIDENTINIKFHEPTGIIAKGQSCVCYDNDITLCGGIVY from the coding sequence ATGGCAAAAATAGCGGTTGGAATGAGTGCAGGAGTTGATTCTACTACTACAGCAAAACTTTTAAAAGAGCAAGGTAATGATGTATTCGGTGTTACTATGCTTTTATGGAATGGAGATGAAAGAGCACCTTTAAGCGGTTCATGTTATAGCCCTTATCAGAAAAATATTGTAGAGGAATGCGAAAAATATGCAAAGGCAATAGGTATAGATTATTATGCATTCGATATAAGCGAGATGTTTCAGAAAAAAGTTATAGATTATGTTACTGAATCTTATAAAAAAGGATTCACTCCAAACCCTTGTATAATGTGTAATAGTCAGATTAAATTTATGGCTTTATTTGAGGCTATAGAGAAACAAGGTTTAGAATTTGATAAATTTGCTACAGGACATTATGCTGGTGTAAAATACGATGAAAAAACTAAAAGATATCTTCTCTTAAGAGGGAAAAATTTAATAAAAGATCAGTCATATTTTTTGTATAGACTCACTCAAGATCAATTATCTAAAATAATGTTTCCAATGCATGAAAATACAAAAGAAGATACAAGAAACATTGCAAGAGAATATAATTTAGATGTTGCAGAAAAGAGTGAGAGTCAGGATTTTTTTGCAGGCGAGTATCATAGATTATTTGATGAAGATAAAGAAGGCAGCATAATAAATATAGATACTAATGAAATATTAGGGCATCATAAAGGAATATGGCATTATACAGTAGGGCAGAGAAAAGGTTTGGGTATAGCTTATAAAGAACCTTTATTTATAGTAGCATTAGACAGTGAGACTAATACTGTTTATGTTGGAAATAAAAATCATACATTTGTTAATGAAGTAAAAATATATGATGTTAATTGGATAGCAGAACCTAAGCAAAAAGAATTTGAAGCATTAGTAAAAACTAGAAGTGCACATAAAGGTACTATGGCTGCTGTTATTCCTATAGATGAAAATACTATTAATATAAAATTTCATGAACCTACAGGTATTATAGCTAAAGGACAATCATGTGTATGTTATGATAATGATATAACTTTATGCGGAGGCATTGTTTATTGA
- a CDS encoding thioredoxin fold domain-containing protein has product MNKLYIIIFSFVLLVSCSNAGKINWESDFDVSVEKSKSENKIIMMDIYTDWCGACKEMDKTTFKNKTVIDSSTNFIALKFNPEKMSNGKDILKKYNILGFPTMLFINSDGFILKRIVGYIESDELINEMNGMKERNDRVKVIFKDDSASLDKLDIYLESGYDNEALDMYNKLTSESKIPEDKMAKYMSSIALLLLDNNKLEEGMKYFDEIISKYSNYNEVYIAHYYKALDMIVNNAQTNEGIKYIENLTNQVPDGIKNEYLDFIDYFSSN; this is encoded by the coding sequence ATGAATAAATTATATATAATTATTTTTAGCTTTGTATTGCTAGTATCATGTTCTAATGCTGGTAAAATAAATTGGGAAAGTGATTTTGATGTATCAGTTGAAAAATCAAAATCTGAAAATAAAATAATAATGATGGATATATATACGGATTGGTGCGGTGCATGCAAAGAGATGGACAAAACTACTTTTAAAAATAAAACTGTAATTGATAGCAGCACAAATTTTATAGCATTAAAATTCAATCCTGAAAAAATGTCTAATGGTAAAGATATACTTAAAAAATATAATATATTAGGTTTTCCTACTATGCTTTTTATCAATAGTGATGGATTTATTTTAAAAAGAATAGTTGGATATATTGAAAGCGATGAATTAATAAATGAAATGAATGGTATGAAGGAAAGAAATGATAGAGTAAAGGTTATATTCAAAGATGATTCTGCTTCATTGGATAAATTAGATATTTATCTTGAGTCAGGTTATGATAATGAGGCTTTGGATATGTATAATAAATTAACATCAGAAAGTAAAATACCTGAAGATAAAATGGCTAAATATATGTCAAGCATTGCTCTTTTGCTTTTAGATAACAATAAACTTGAAGAAGGAATGAAATATTTCGATGAGATAATAAGCAAATATAGTAATTATAATGAAGTTTATATAGCTCATTATTATAAAGCTTTGGATATGATAGTTAATAATGCTCAGACAAATGAGGGTATAAAATATATAGAGAATCTTACAAATCAAGTACCAGACGGAATAAAAAATGAATATTTAGATTTTATAGATTATTTTAGTTCTAATTAA